A portion of the Calliphora vicina chromosome 5, idCalVici1.1, whole genome shotgun sequence genome contains these proteins:
- the Gadd45 gene encoding growth arrest and DNA damage-inducible protein GADD45 alpha: MVVEAMQIQSYHNMAGPLTLANNNNNLNTSNLTDSNMAYAKIGRTVKNALLKAQTESRVIVGLSAAIKVLSKAPEGSLFCLMAEPQDGDSATHMHEVLLEAFCYENDIYVIKVDCPIKLSRILGKTTIESCCLVQKTWTGDHSEESLNKLESLLVDYCEAYWDSPQKPIVQLPNV; the protein is encoded by the coding sequence ATGGTCGTGGAAGCAATGCAAATCCAATCCTATCACAACATGGCAGGCCCCCTAACACttgccaacaacaacaacaatctcAACACATCCAACCTAACGGATTCAAACATGGCTTATGCCAAAATTGGACGCACTGTTAAGAATGCCTTGCTCAAGGCACAAACCGAGTCACGTGTCATTGTAGGCTTATCGGCGGCCATTAAAGTTCTCTCCAAAGCCCCTGAGGGCTCTCTCTTTTGCCTGATGGCCGAGCCCCAAGATGGCGACTCTGCCACACACATGCATGAAGTGCTTTTGGAAGCTTTTTGCTATGAAAACGACATTTATGTCATCAAGGTGGATTGCCCCATCAAGTTAAGCCGTATTTTAGGCAAAACCACCATTGAGTCCTGCTGCCTAGTGCAAAAAACTTGGACTGGTGATCACAGCGAGGAGAGTCTTAATAAATTGGAATCCCTATTGGTGGACTACTGTGAAGCTTACTGGGATTCCCCACAAAAACCCATCGTTCAGCTGCCCAATGTGTGA